A portion of the Salarias fasciatus chromosome 15, fSalaFa1.1, whole genome shotgun sequence genome contains these proteins:
- the l3hypdh gene encoding trans-L-3-hydroxyproline dehydratase: protein MALQLPPHDGAVLSVVDMHTGGEPLRIVLGGYPQVRGDSVLSKRRYVREHLDHLRKALMFEPRGHYDMYGALIVDSELPEADLAVLFMHNEGYSTMCGHAVIALGRFAVDYKLVREPRSPETQVNIHCPCGLVRAFVQYAAGKTGGVRFLSVPAFAFATDVTVAVEGFGEVTVDISYGGAFYAFVDAQRFGLDVSKSRTRDLVDAATAVSNAVKSQVKLHHPTSDDLAFLYGTVLTDGKDEFSPEPTANVCVFAEAQVDRSPTGSGVTARVALQHHKGQIRLNQTRTFQSGATGSQFTGKAVEETRCGDFRAVVVEVAGRAFYTGASHFVQEADDQLANGFLLK from the exons ATGGCGCTGCAGCTCCCGCCTCACGACGGCGCCGTGCTCTCCGTGGTGGACATGCACACCGGCGGCGAGCCCCTGCGGATCGTCCTGGGCGGCTACCCGCAGGTCCGAGGCGACAGCGTGCTTTCCAAGCGCCGCTACGTGCGGGAACACTTGGACCACCTGAGGAAGGCGCTGATGTTCGAGCCGCGGGGCCACTACGACATGTACGGCGCGCTGATCGTGGACAGCGAGCTGCCCGAGGCCGACCTGGCCGTGCTCTTCATGCACAACGAGGGCTACAGCACCATGTGCGGCCACGCCGTCATCGCGCTGGGACGCTTCGCCGTGGACTACAAGCTGGTGAGGGAGCCGCGCTCGCCGGAGACGCAGGTCAACATCCACTGCCCCTGCGGCCTGGTCAGGGCCTTCGTCCAGTACGCTGCGGGGAAGACGGGAGGCGTGAGGTTCCTCAGCGTGCCGGCGTTCGCTTTCGCCACGG atgTGACGGTGGCGGTGGAGGGCTTCGGAGAGGTGACGGTGGACATCAGCTACGGAGGGGCCTTCTACGCCTTCGTGGACGCCCAGAGGTTCGGCCTGGACGTGAGCAAGTCCAGGACCCGGGATTTAGTGGACGCAGCCACGGCAGTGAGCAACGCCGTCAAGTCTCAG gtgAAGTTGCATCATCCGACCAGCGACGACCTGGCCTTCCTGTACGGCACCGTCCTCACCGACGGGAAGGACGAGTTCTCCCCCGAACCCACGGCCAACGTCTGCGTGTTTGCAGAAGCTCAG GTGGACCGAAGCCCCACCGGCTCCGGCGTCACTGCTCGAGTGGCTCTTCAGCATCACAAAGGTCAAATCCGGCTCAACCAGACCAGGACGTTTCAGAGCGGAGCCACCGGGTCGCAGTTCACGGGGAAAGCTGTGGAG GAGACGCGGTGCGGAGACTTCAGGGCCGTGGTGGTCGAAGTGGCCGGCAGGGCGTTTTACACCGGAGCTTCACACTTTGTGCAGGAGGCCGACGACCAGCTGGCAAACGGCTTCCTGCTGAAATGA